From the genome of Gracilimonas sp., one region includes:
- a CDS encoding triple tyrosine motif-containing protein, protein MSTWIRKLSIRMDLDNRKASKCLLYLVFALIPVFGFGQGFPSVKNVEIPDYTGSKQIWAISQDTNGIMLFGNSSGLLKYDGVKWEFLHPPVNYVIRTLFLSSEGSVYYGGENDFGVIKPDSLNRIKLVSLFENDANTDIGEVWDIIEYKDAIYFQSNSFVFRFAGDSLTAIESDSRLRRLHIFKDTLVTFKEGAGMVEVREKELSLLPGGSFFSDDLPYILEKTGGEYHFLSRGKGVSFYKNGSFQSTRAEQYQRIITSNPYRSAKKSGQDSSYTVASLSGGILILDDEANIYSQINSNNGLSTNIAYEVFYDTENTLWAGLEGAINKVVSNNGLVQIDDRLSFSGSVTSIEKYNDRFYIGSTEGLFVFDTKQALLKAEERFSRIYDMQVHDNKLYLATPEGVHFYEGNVLSETDIDEVLKFRVSGDSELFFIKTKGIISFSDIQESEEIIFADLSVSDVAVFQNYMWLLDGRGIVLKYDGNKVIEQYNLEAENTPEFLKVIDQRLYLGTASGLMFYDQQTNSFERDNKFNDRAVSETQVSIFEKCSDNVIWVRNNRKVKKAIFESGIWRTYETPFQLIGLDESIFEIKCFDNQIWFGGVGAVYVYREDENSVQNTDTRFKTNISQVLVKNDSLIYGGYGDLKNPISLSYANNEVRFNYAAASYVSPEHNSYQVKLEGFDKEWSNWTSETQKDYTNIPEGQYTFLVRSKNVYNVAGQMDSFSFQVLPPWYRTWWAYILYTIVISSILYAVYKIRINQILRVQRIRNNIASDLHDEVSATLSSISYFAEAIKSDRLKEDKSRFVDLIANSAGDAKEKITDIVWAINPEHDDWQNFLSKCRRFASDLLESKEIEYSLKIDEFIPGKLDMQLRQHLWLIFKEMVTNAVRHSKATQLDVIMKYEDGDLKLVIQDNGEGMDVDIVRKGNGLVNIHKRAEQLNANISLKTSEGFGTRWMLKVPL, encoded by the coding sequence ATGAGCACGTGGATCCGCAAGTTAAGCATCCGGATGGATTTGGATAATCGCAAGGCAAGTAAATGCCTTCTTTACTTAGTTTTTGCACTCATTCCTGTTTTTGGTTTTGGGCAGGGGTTTCCCTCAGTAAAAAATGTAGAAATCCCTGATTATACCGGCAGCAAACAGATTTGGGCCATAAGTCAGGATACCAATGGCATTATGCTTTTTGGAAATTCATCCGGTCTTTTGAAATACGATGGGGTGAAGTGGGAGTTTTTACATCCCCCGGTAAATTACGTAATCAGAACTCTATTTTTGTCCTCAGAGGGAAGTGTCTATTATGGTGGAGAGAATGATTTTGGTGTTATTAAACCGGATTCACTCAATAGAATAAAACTTGTTTCCCTATTTGAGAATGATGCCAATACTGATATAGGTGAAGTTTGGGATATCATAGAGTATAAGGATGCGATTTATTTTCAAAGTAATTCTTTTGTATTCCGGTTTGCCGGGGATTCTTTAACGGCTATTGAATCGGATAGCCGATTGAGAAGGCTTCATATTTTTAAGGACACACTGGTTACTTTTAAAGAAGGTGCAGGGATGGTTGAGGTCAGGGAAAAAGAATTATCCTTACTGCCCGGCGGTTCTTTTTTTTCAGACGACTTGCCTTATATCTTAGAGAAAACCGGGGGAGAATATCACTTTTTGTCGAGAGGAAAAGGCGTTAGCTTTTATAAAAATGGAAGCTTTCAAAGCACCCGTGCAGAACAGTATCAAAGAATAATTACCAGCAATCCTTATCGATCTGCAAAGAAGTCAGGTCAAGATTCAAGTTACACAGTAGCATCACTCTCAGGTGGTATTCTGATTTTAGATGATGAAGCCAATATCTATTCTCAAATAAATTCAAACAATGGGTTGAGTACAAATATTGCCTATGAAGTTTTCTACGATACGGAAAACACACTTTGGGCGGGCTTGGAAGGTGCAATAAACAAAGTAGTTTCGAACAATGGTCTGGTTCAAATTGACGATAGGCTGTCTTTTTCAGGTTCGGTAACCTCTATCGAAAAGTATAACGACCGTTTCTATATAGGTTCTACAGAAGGACTTTTTGTTTTTGATACCAAGCAAGCCTTGTTAAAAGCAGAGGAGAGATTCTCCAGAATATACGACATGCAGGTTCATGATAATAAGCTATACCTGGCAACTCCTGAGGGTGTCCACTTTTATGAGGGTAATGTGCTCAGTGAAACAGATATAGATGAGGTTCTGAAGTTTAGAGTATCAGGTGATTCTGAGCTTTTTTTTATAAAGACAAAAGGGATTATCAGTTTCTCTGATATACAAGAATCTGAAGAAATTATTTTTGCTGACCTATCAGTAAGCGATGTCGCTGTTTTTCAGAATTATATGTGGCTATTGGATGGAAGGGGAATTGTTTTAAAATATGATGGAAATAAAGTCATTGAACAATACAATTTAGAGGCTGAAAATACCCCTGAATTTCTAAAGGTAATAGATCAAAGACTATACTTAGGAACGGCATCAGGGTTGATGTTTTATGACCAACAAACGAATTCTTTTGAACGTGATAACAAATTTAATGACAGGGCTGTCTCAGAAACGCAGGTATCGATATTTGAGAAGTGTTCGGATAATGTAATATGGGTTAGAAATAACAGAAAAGTAAAAAAAGCAATCTTCGAAAGTGGCATATGGAGAACGTATGAGACACCTTTTCAACTTATTGGTCTTGATGAAAGTATTTTTGAAATAAAATGTTTTGACAATCAGATATGGTTTGGTGGAGTTGGTGCAGTCTATGTCTATAGAGAAGATGAGAATTCAGTACAGAATACAGATACCAGGTTTAAAACAAACATAAGCCAGGTATTGGTAAAAAATGATTCGCTGATCTACGGAGGCTATGGAGATCTTAAAAATCCTATTTCACTTTCTTATGCCAATAATGAAGTTCGTTTTAATTACGCTGCAGCCAGTTATGTTAGTCCTGAGCATAATTCTTATCAGGTTAAATTAGAGGGGTTTGACAAAGAATGGAGTAATTGGACTTCAGAAACCCAGAAGGATTATACCAATATACCGGAAGGGCAGTACACCTTTTTGGTAAGGAGCAAAAATGTATATAATGTTGCCGGACAAATGGATTCGTTTTCATTCCAGGTTTTACCCCCATGGTATCGAACCTGGTGGGCATATATACTTTATACAATCGTGATTTCAAGTATTCTATATGCAGTATACAAAATCAGGATTAACCAGATTTTGCGGGTACAGCGCATCCGGAATAATATTGCCAGCGACCTGCATGATGAAGTCAGTGCAACGCTTAGCAGCATCAGCTATTTTGCGGAGGCCATAAAAAGCGATCGCCTGAAAGAAGATAAAAGCCGGTTTGTAGATTTAATTGCCAATAGTGCGGGGGATGCAAAAGAGAAAATTACGGATATCGTTTGGGCTATTAATCCTGAGCATGATGATTGGCAGAATTTCCTCTCTAAATGCAGGCGTTTTGCTTCAGACCTACTGGAAAGTAAAGAAATAGAGTACAGCCTCAAGATTGATGAGTTTATACCCGGTAAGCTTGATATGCAACTTAGACAGCATCTGTGGTTAATTTTTAAAGAAATGGTGACTAATGCCGTTCGGCACTCAAAAGCCACTCAGCTTGATGTGATTATGAAGTATGAAGATGGTGACTTAAAACTGGTAATACAGGATAATGGTGAAGGTATGGATGTGGATATAGTAAGAAAGGGGAACGGGTTAGTAAATATTCACAAGCGTGCTGAACAACTCAATGCCAATATTTCACTCAAGACATCCGAAGGTTTTGGCACCCGCTGGATGCTCAAAGTTCCTCTTTAG